The genomic window TTCGTACGCGCCCTGGGTAAGTCTGAGGCGTTCTACCGCTTATTGGTCGAAGCCAATAATAACTACCGTTTGGTTGATCTCTGCCTCAAGCGCTTCCTGGGCCGGGCCTCCTACAACGAGCAGGAGCGTATTGCTTGGTCGATTGTGATTGCTGAACAGGGCTTTAGTCGCTTTGTTGATGCCCTGATTGATTCTCAGGAATACGAGACTAGTTTTGGCGAGAATACAGTTCCCTACCAACGGAGTCGTCGGTCGGAGCGGCCCTTCAATCTAGTGACACCGCGTTATGGCGAGGACTACCGAGACAAGCAGCCCCCAGCCAAGCCCTACTGGCTTGTAAGAGTGGAGCAGTTTGTGCCCTTGGTCGCGCAAATGGGCTGGCAACCATTCCTGGCGTTGCTAGGTTCTGGCCTCGGTGTCACTGTTGTTTTCTACCTACTAGCTCTCGCTCTAGCCCGCTAAGTTAGGTGGCGATTTTGCCAGTCTTGATTCAGCGCCGCTGTTTTACGATAACTTTCTCTTATACCCACGTCAGGAGCCTTGCTCAATGCCTGCAGTGCCCTTACTCAATTACACCCCTTCGACCCAAAATCAGCGGGTTGCTAGCTTTGGAATTGCTGATCGAGATGAGGACAGCTACCGCGCTTATCGTCTGGAAGATGTTTCTTCCCCTACCGAGATTGATGAGCTAATTTGGGCCAGCTATCGCCAAATCTTCAGTGAGCACCAGATTCTGGAGAGCAATCGGCAGAAAGCGCTGGAATCCCAGTTAAAAAATGGCTCCCTCAGCGTGCGCGACTTTGTGCGCGGCCTTGCGAAGTCTGAAGTGTTCTATGAGCGTGTAGTCTCAGTGAACAACAACTACCGACTCGTAAGCCTGCTGGTCCGTCGCCTTCTAGGCCGGGACAGTTATAACAAGGGTGAAGAAATCGCCTGGTCGATTGTTATTGGTGAGCAGGGCTACACCGCTTTTGTGGATGCCTTGGTCGATAGCGACGAATATGAGCAGAATTTTGGCGAAAATACAGTCCCCTATCAGCGCAAGCGCTTCGGCAGCAACACTGAAGGCCGTCCGTTCAACCTAGTTACGCCCCGTTACGGTGAGGATTACCGTGAGAACTACGGTGTTACCCAGAACGACTGGCGCTTCACCCTGGAGAAGTTCTACAGCAAGAAGTTCCAGCAGCGCTACATCCCCGAAGGCGACCCTCGCAAGTTCTTAGATGTGGCTCGCTCCATCAATCCCAAGGTGAACTATGCCCAGTCATTACGGGCAGCGGATATTGATTACCTAGCAGCAGTGCCCTATCGAGGCCGTCGCTAAGCCAATTCTTGCTTAGTAATCTCAGATGTAGGGTCTAATCCAGAGTGGGCCAGGGATATTCCCTGGCCCACTCTGTTTGGGAGTTTACACTGGGATAGGCTCCCGAGCCTTTTCATCTCCTTTCCTCTGTCCCACTGTCTTCAGGCGGTCCCTATGAGTTCCCTACACCCTCCCCTGACTCATCCAGATAGTGAACCTGAGCTGCTGGACTCTCCCGTGGAGCCTGAGCCCCATTCTCATAGCCATCCCCATGTCCATGACTCTGAGTCTGTGCGGCGCTTGAGCAATCGCCTCTCGCGCATCGAAGGCCATATTCGTGGCATCAAGCGGATGGTGCAAGAAAGTAGCCCTTGTCCAGATGTTCTGATCCAGGTGGCGGCGGTGCGAGGCGCGCTCGACCGCGTCGCCCACAGCATCCTCGAAGAGCACCTCACGCAGTGCATTGCACGTGCGGCTCAGGAAGGCAATATCGAAACCGAGATTGCCGAACTGAAGGTAGCGCTTGACCGCTTCCTCAAATGAGTCCTAGCAAGGAGGCGGCAGACGCCAACATCCGGTTTACAATTGGTTGCGTTGTCAGACGCCTACAGGAGCGCGCTTGAGCAAAATGAAGCGTGTATTGGCTCTAGTGCCTGGCGGGATTGGTGATCAAATTCTGTTCTTTCCCACCCTGGACGATCTCAAGCAGCAAATTCCTGATGTCCGGATCGATGTGGTCACTGAGCCTCGCTCCGTGGGTGCCTATCGTCTTTGTAAATCAGTTACTCAGGTCATTCCCTTCGATTTCAAAGCCAACAACAGTTTGGCGGACTGGGGCAACCTGCTCGGCGTGATTCGGGAGGTCGAGTACGATACTGTATTTTCTCTGGGCAAGCGGTTCGCGGTCGGCCTACTGCTTTGGCTTACAGGTATTCGGCAGCGGGTGGGCTACAGCGGCGATGGTCAATTATTTTTGACCGATTCAGTGCCCCTAAATCTGGATCAGTATGCGGCACAGATGTACCACGACCTGCTCAAGGGTCTGGGGATTAATACTCCCTGCCCCGAGATCAGCATCAGCGTGCCTAAGAAAGATATTGAGTGGGCCGAGAGTGAGCAGGAGCGGCTGGCAATTAAAGACAGTGGCTATGTGTTGATCCACGGCGGCTCCAGCCAGCTTGCCAAGGAGAAGGGCATCAATAAGATCTACCCAGTGGAAAACTGGGTGAAGATCATCACTGACTTCAGAAGCCGCCAGCCCGACTTACCAGTGGTCGTGGTGCAGGGCCCGGAAGATGGCTCTCTAGTCAACGATCTGCGCCGAGCCCTGTCCGATCTCAAAATCACAGCTCCTCCTGACTTGGGCAAATTGGCAGCAATGATTGCAGGGGCAAATCTCATGCTCTGTACCGACAGTGCGCCCATGCATCTCGCCGTTGCGGTTCAGACTTACACCCTGGCCCTTTTTGGTCCTACAGACCCCGCCAAGTTGTTGCCCAAGAGCGAGAAGTTCTTACCAATTCGCGCTGAGTCAGGGCTAATCAGTGATATTCCACCGAGCAGCATTTTGGAGCGTGTTTGGGGCAGCTAGCTAAGAGGAAGCAGCTAAGGGATAGCTAACCTGCTGTTTCCTCCAAAGCAAGCGTTCTTCACTGAGTGCTGGGTTAATGCCAGGCTTGCAGCAGAGCCAGCTCTTGGGCTAGCTCTACTGCAAGCCCACTGGAGCTTGAGCCAAGGTTGAAGGCCCTTCTGAATTTCTCAGAAGCTACCGTTAGCTTGTTTAAGGTTTAGATCTTAAGCAGGACTAGAAGTAGAACTATTCGTCACTGCTTCTCTGATAGCGTCCAAAACTTCTTTTGGATGAGAAATTATTGCGGCGTGGCTTGATTCTACAACAGTTGTTGTTGCGGCCATTCGTTTAGACAATTCACGCTGTAATTCAGGTGGAACAGCCTGGTCGTTGTTCGCAACAACATACCAGCTTGGCTTATTTCTCCAGGCTGGCGAATCTCCTTTTACTTGCAGCAGTGATGTAGATGGCGCTGTTTGAGTCGCGTATATCAATGCGGATTGTTCTGCTGTCAGGTCACCCGCAAGAGTCTTTTGTACGCCTTCTTTTGAAATCCAAATAAAGCCTTCTTGTTCTTGAAAGTACTCCGCTTTGGGTTCATATTTACTCATTAGATCTATCATCGATTCGCCAGCATCAGGAGCAAGCGCAGCAATATAGACTAAGCCAGAGACTCGTTCGTCGTTGCCCGCTTGGGTAATGACCATACCACCCCAAGAATGACCAACCAAAATACATTGACCTTCGATGCGAGCCAAAGCGCGTTTCGTTGCAGCAACATCATCCGCTAACGAAGTTAGTGGGTTTTGAACTGCAATAACCTCGTAGCCTTCTGCCAATAGTGTTGGAATAACTTGACTGTAACTAGAGGCATCTGTCCAGAAGCCGTGAACCAAGACAATGCTCTTAACTTCACTCATGATTGTTTTTCCTTTTTGTCAACATCCTGTTGTTCACATCACAGATGCCGCAAATTCGTTAAACGGGTTTCTTCGCAATCGTGCTATCGATCAGACCATAAGCCTTAGCTTCCTCAGCACTCATATAAAAGTCTCGTTCAGAATCCTGTTCAATCCGCTCCTTGGTTTGGCCTGTATTTGCAGCCAGGATGCTGTTGATTATGTTTTTTAGATAGAGAATTTCGCGAGCAACGACTTCAATATCGCTGGCTGGTCCTTGCGCGCCACCGGAGGGCTGGTGGATCATAATCCGGGCATTGGGTAGTGCAAATCGTTTTCCTTTGGTGCCTGAAGACAGCAAGAATGAGCCCATTGAAGCTGCCATGCCTAAGCAGATCGTAGACACGTTGGCGCGAAGCTGGCTCATAGTGTCATAAATCGCCATGCCAGCCGTGACCGAACCACCAGGGCTGTTGATGTACAACAAGATGTCTTGTTCTGGATCTTCAGAGTCTAAGAACAGCAATTGCGCAACGATTGAGTTAGCACTTTCGTCTGTAACTTCTTTTCCTAGAAAAACAATTCGTTCTCTTAAGAGGCGCGAGTAAATATCAAAGGCTCGCTCTGTGGTGCCAGAAGATTGGATCACAGTTGGGATGCTTAGCTGATGGGAGCGTTCCATTATTTGCGTTCTCCTTTTTGCATTCTTTAAGATTGCTGCAATCACAAAACTGGGGCTCACTGTCCAGTTCCCTATCTAGTCACTTTCTACAAGGAACAAAAACACTATTGCCAACCAACTAACCAACTACTGCCGTTAGCCGAGGGTTGAGACAAGCATTATTGTTCTCCAGACAAGCAGCAATGGGCTTTATTTAAGCCCCGTTATTGCGAGTGTTATTGCGAGTGTTACTGTGTGCGCTATGACAGGTAGCTGATTCAGGAAATTAATCCTGCTCGGCGGCCATGCTATTAAGGACCGTGAGCAACCTGTGACGAAGCTTGTAGTTCCAATTCTCTTCAAGATAGAAATCACAGGAGGAATCAGTGTCTGACTTTCTATAGCTGAAGGGCTGTGTTCCTGAGGTGATTGGTTCTAGGGTCCGAATGTTCGCGTTTGAACTTGGAGACTGATACCAAGCTCGGCTTGCCTGACGACCAGGCAACCGCATCAACTCATCAAATGAGTTAGGCTCCGGCTTACAGCCTTGATGCTCCAATTGCAGCCGAGTTCCCCCGGCTACAGGCGTTAGCGTCCAAGTCACAACCGTAGGCTGACTCATTAGACTGTCTTGCCAGGTGTAGCTCAAGCGCTTAGGCATATCCAAAGCAATCACTTGACACTGGATAGCACCATCCAAGCCGGGTAGCGTATGACCTCGAAACCAGAACTTGTGACCTAAGCGGGGCTCAAAGTCATTGTCCATTAGCCAGTCGGCCAAGGCACGACGGTCAGTAATCACCCGCCATACCCGCTCTGGCGTGTGTGGGTAGAAAACCTGAAGTTTTATGGCTTGTCGGCGCATGGGGGGTCCTCCAATTCATCCAGATAGGTGCCGAGGCGATCTAACTTCTGGGGCCAGAACTGCTCGTAGCGACTGAGCCAATCAGCTACTTCTTGGAGTGGCTCTGGATTGAGCCGGTAAAAGCGCTGCCTCCCTACCCGTCGCTGCGTGACCAAGCTCACCTCACAGAGGATGTGCAAATGCTGGGAGATCGCCGGTAGCGTCAGAGCAAAGGGCTCTGCCAACTGTTTCACAGGCTGCTCTCCCTGGCGCAGACGATCGAGCAAGGCCCGTCGGGTCGGGTCTGCAATTGCCTGAAAAATATCTGCACTGGCAACCGGTCGGCTCATGGCAGCGTCGGCTCAAAAACCTGCTCGAAAGCATAAAACAACCAAGAAACAATTAAGCATTCACTTAACTGTCTTCAGGATAGATAAGCATTCGCTTAATTGTCAATGGGATTCCCTCGCTAGCGGCCCCTTTCAAGCAAGGAATTTATTACATTTGAAGACATAGCGTACCGAACCAGATCAGCGCCCCATGATACCTACCGTTATTGAGCAGTCCGGACGCGGCGAACGCGCCTCTGACCTTTACTCCCGTCTATTGCGCGAGCGCATTATCTTCTTGGGTCAGCAAATTGATGCCAACGTCTCCAATCTTGTGGTGGCGCAACTGCTGTTCCTAGAATCCGAGGATCCGGAGCGGGACATCTACCTTTACGTCAACTCTCCAGGTGGCTCGGTCACAGCTGGCATGGCTATCTACGACACCATCCAATGGATTAAGCCTGATGTTTGCACGATCTGTGTAGGTCTTGCTGCCAGTATGGGAGCTTTTCTGCTGACAGCAGGAGCCAAGGGCAAGCGTATGAGTCTGCCCCACTCGCGCATCATGATCCACCAACCTCTAGGTGGTGCTCAGGGTCAGGCTACAGACATTGAAATTCAGGCCAAAGAAATCCTCTATCACAAGTCCCGTCTCAATGACTTGATGGCCTTCCATACCGGTCAACCTCTAGATCGCATTGAGCAGGACACGGAGCGCGATTTCTTCATGTCTGCCGAAGAATCGCGTGCCTATGGCCTGATCGACGAGGTCATTGTCAAGCGTCCTCGCCCTGAAGAGGCTGCCGTCCCTGTTACCGTCTAGTTTTAGCGTCCTGGTTGGCCAAGTTAGTTAACTCAAGCTGGTTAGCTGGATGGTTATCGTCTAGGCACGATTTTCTGAGGCGATTGGACCTCAAAAAATTGCCTCACCCCAGGTCTAAGCTGGTTTCTAGTGCTTAGAGGGCTTGCTTAAGATCGCTAGGGTGAGGCGATTTTTTGGTGGTAGCAGATCACAGACCAAAATCAATCCGGGTGCTGCATTAGGGAAGCGGACAGATCAAAATACAGATCACCAACGGTCTTGGGCGCAGGACGCATGCCTACTTCGCTTCCTAACCGATTGCCAAAAGCTATTGGTGGCCAATCCATGATCCTCGATGCCCAGGCTACCCAGGCAGCGATTGCGGAGTTGCTGCAACGCTGTGCGGTCGGTGAGCACCCTTCCTTGGAGTGGCTCAGCGGTTGGTTAGCTTGCCTAGAACATTTAGGCGGACTCAGTGCCTTCGACAGCCAGCGAGAGCTCGAAGAACTGCTCACTAGCGTGCCCGTCCACCCAGTGCCCCGCAAGCCTAGGTCAACCCTATACCCGGAAGGTGTGCAGCAGGTCCAGTGGGCGGTGCTACTCAGCCGCATTGCCAACCAGATCTGCAATTCGCAGGATTTAGAAGCAGTCGGCGCCTTTATTATTCACGAGTTGGGACAGGCCATGGAGGCCGACCAGGCAGCATTGGCAGTTTATGACCCCTATGCTGGCACGCTGGTTCTCAATGCGGAGTACCGTTCGCCCGGTAGTCCAGTTCGCCCATTGCAGGGGGCTCATCTTGAGCCGAAGGATTGGCCAAGCAGCACTTGGGCCTTTCGCAGTGGTCAACCCTGGGCCATTGCTGACATCAATATTGCCGATCTTGAGCCCACTGAGCGAATGCTGCTTAACCAGTACAGCTGGCGCTCAGTCCTCCAGGTACCGATGATCACGCGGGGAGGCTTAATTGGCGCAGTCCTGGTCAGCCAGTCCACGCCGCGTTGCTGGAGTGCGGCTGAGATCACGCTAGTGCAACAGGTGGCAGGGCAGGCGGCCATTGCTCTAACCCAGGCCCGACTTTATCAAGAAACGCGTGCCCAGGCTGAGCGGGAAGCTCTGCTGGGGCGCATCAACGATCGTATTCGCCAGTCGCTCGACATCGACACCATCCTGGATACTGCCTTAACCGAGCTGTTGGGGGTTGTGCAGGCCGATGTCGTCAACTTTGGCAAACCGACTGGTGCCGAGGCTGACTGTCTCTACATCAGCCATGAAGTGCATCGAGTTGGCAGCCAGGAAGGGCGTTGGGGCGAGGACACACCCCTGCCGGTGCAGCTGCATCTGTCAGAAAACTCCCTATTTCTCAACCAGATTCGTAACCAGTATCCGGTGATGATCGAGGACACCCGTCACCACCCAGGACTTAGCGAACTGGAACGGCAGACCTTTGAACTCAGACGGATGCGCTCGGTGCTGTCGCTGCCGCTGTGCTATCAAAACACACTGATTGGCAGTCTAACGGCCTACAACCACAGTCCTTATCCCTGGCAACCCGAAGAGATTGACGCTGCCCATGTAGTTGCCAACCAATTAGTCGTCGCGATTACCCACGCCCAGCTTTATGAAGTCTCCCGAGCCAGAGCTGAGCGGGAAATGCTGCTGAATCGGATCGCCAATCGCATTCGCGCCACGCTAGATCTGGACGACATCCTGCAAACCACCGTTGATGAAGTGCGCCAGTTGTTGCAGGTCCAGCGCTGTAACTTCTTTTGGTATCGACCTGAGCGGGGCTGCTTTGCTCTAACTCACGAATCGCGTGAGCCTGGGCTAGACAGCTTAATCGGTGAGTTCAATGTCGAAGAATTGGGCCAATTGGGGGAACATCTGCTGCGTCGAGAGCGCGTTCAGATCGACTCGATTGCAACCCATCCCTTGCTTTGCAGCCAAAGCCGCACTCTGCTGCTGCAAACTGGCTTCCGCTCTGATTTAATTTTGCCGGTTGAGGCCTCGGATGCTCCACTGGACAGTGGGCTAGCCAGTACAACCTCGACTGCTGCCAATGGCGAACTGGGGTTTATCGAATGCGTCGAGTGCAGCACTGAGCGTCAGTGGACCTCTGAAACGGTGGAACTGTTACAGGCCGTTGCCGATCAACTAGCTGTAGCCATTACCCAAGCCCAGCTCTACGCAGCCTCTCGTCGCCAAGCTGAGCGCGAAGCCCTCCTTAATCGCATTACTGCTGCTGCCCGCAGTTCCCTAGACCGAGATGCCATTCTGGAGACAATTGTCACCCAAGTGGGCGAAGGGCTGGGGGTTGAGCGCTGTCACTTGTACCAGCGCCACACCGATACCAACGGCAAGCCAGGGCTTTTGATTAGCCACAGCTATTGCAATGACCCCTGGGCCCCCAACCTGGTTAATACCCACTGGGCCGCAGATGACCTGGGAGAAATCTTTGAGGCGCTGCTGCGGCAGGAAACAGTGGTTATCCCAGATCGCTGCACAGACATCCGCTTCTCTGAGTTTTGCCGCCAGATGTGCTGCGATCTCGATCCAGGCTCAGGGCTGCTCGTGCCGATTGTGCAGTACGAGGATGATCCTGATCTGACTTCGACCCGACGGGCCTGGACCTGGGGAGTTTTAGGCTTAACTCGCAAAGGGGGAAGCAACCAGCCAGCCAGCTTTGCCCCAGCCGATATCACCCTGGCACAGACGGTGGGTGATCAGCTCTCGGTAGCGATTACCCAGGCCGAGCTGTATCAACAAACCCGCTACGCCGCTCAACAGGCGCAGATCCGAGCTCGACGCGAACAAGCCCTCAACGCTGTCGTGACTGCCATTCGCAGCTCGCTCGACCTTGACCAGATTTTGAACCAGGCAGTAAAGGGGCTGGCGCAGGCTTTACAGGCTGACCGCTGCTTACTGTTTATTCGGCCCGACTATAGCACTGGCTACTCCGAGTCAGACGGCTTCCAAATTACCCACGAATACCGGACGGGGCCCTCTCAATCTCTGCTGGGGTACACCTGGAGCGCTGAGGTCCTGGCTCAGGATTACCCAATTTGGTGGCACCTGCATAACAGCGATAGTCCCCATAGCAGCGATGATGTGACCCAAGACCCACTCCTGGGCGACGGCGGCGCGGGTCTGCTGGCGTTGGGTGTCAAGGCTCAGATCTTCGCGCTGATCCGCCGCAGCGATACGCGGGCAGTAATCGGTGGGGTAATGCTGCACGATTGCAAGAGTCCGCGTCGCTGGCAGCTGGCAGACACCCGTACCGTCGTGACCATTACTGACCAGCTAGCCATCGCCATTAACCAGGCGCGTCTATACAACGAGACTCGGGCTGCGGCTGAACGGGAGGCACTACTCAACCAGATCATTTCAGCCCTGCATCACAATTTGGAGCTGGGCACGCTCACACGTCAGGTGGCACAGGGACTCACCGAGGCTCTGGACGTCACCCGTGTCTCCGTATGGCTTTTCTCGCCCGACTATCGCTTACTAGAGTGCTGCCACCTATTCAGCCGGGACCCCAATGAAGCAGGGGTGCTGCCCTGTCCGCCACCCTTGGAGGTAGCCGACTTTCCGGTCTACTTCGAAGCAATTTCGCAGTGGTTGCCGTTGGTGGTGGACAACACCCGCAGTGATCCCCATTTGAATGAGCTTTATCCTGCCTATCTGGAGCGGGCCCAGATTTTCTCTACCCTGGACATGCCCATCGTGCGGCCCGAGGCTGACGATGCACTATCGATGCTTGACAGTCCAGAGATACGGGCTAACGCCGAGGAGTCTCCGGTACCACCTGGTACCAGCGCTGGCCTGCAAGCCCTTTCTGGCATTCTCTGCATCGAGCAATGCAATGCTCCCCGGGTTTGGCAAGCAGATGAAGTCTCCCTAGTAGAAGCGGTAGCGGACCAGCTAGCCGTGGCAATTAACCAGGTACAACTCGTCCATCGCACACGCGAAGCCGCAGCTGATGCCCGTGCTCAGGCCGAGAATCTACGCTCAACTCTAGATGTGTTGCAGGCCACGCAAGCTCAGCTGGTTCAGACTGAGAAAATGTCCAGCCTGGGTCAGATGGTGGCGGGAGTAGCCCACGAGATCAACAACCCGATTAGTTTCATTCATGGCAACGTTCCTCACGCCACGACCTATATTCAGGACTGCCTAACGCTGCTGGATCTCTATCGGCAGCATATGCCCGAGCCACCAACGCAGATCCTTGAATTTCAAGAGCACATGGACCTGGACTTTGTGCGTGAGGACTTAACTGCGATTCTGCGCTCGATGCGTACGGGCACCGAACGGGTCCGCGAAATTGTCCTGACCCTGCGCAACTTCTCCCGGCTCGACGAAACTGACAAGAAGCCTGCTGATTTAAATGAAGGCATTGAGAGCACGCTGTTGCTGCTGCAAAACCGGCTCAAGCAAGGTGCTGATCGCAAAGCTCCCTACAAAGGCGGCATCGAAGTGATTCGGGACTACTCGGAGCTGCCACCCCTACTGTGCTATCCCGGCCAGCTCAACCAAGTCTTTCTCAACCTGCTGAGCAATGCCGTTGATGCCCTGCGCAGTAGTGACCCGCGTGAACGAGGCAACGAGACCGCCTGCATTACGATCAAGACCGGCTGCACTGGCGCTGCCATTCAGGTGCAGATCATCGACAATGGCCCTGGCATCCCGCCGCAAATTCAGCCGCGCCTATTCGATCCGTTTTTCACAACTAAGCCTGTAGGTGAGGGGACAGGCTTAGGGTTATCGATCTGCTATCGAATCGTGGTGGACCACCATCAGGGTTCGATTCGCTGTGAGAGCAAACCAGGTCAGGGAACGATTTTTGTGGTGGAAATTCCCTTGGGTTAGGCTGAGGTCGGCGCTACAGCGTGTTTAATGAACTATTGCCTTAACCTCCTACCCAGTGGCTTAGGCCTGTGAGTCTGCCCCTTTCTCCTTTGCAAACTGCAAATCAGCGCCCAGCACACCGCCTTGATGTGCTTTGGATGAGCGGTTTACTACTCGCTGCTCTGCTGCTCTATACTCTGGTGCTTGGGGAGGTGCCCCTGCGTGACTGGGATGAAGGCACCCATGCTCAAGTCGCACGTGAGATCTGGCAAGCTCCGCCTCACAGCCTGACCTGGCTCTACCCGACCCTTTCCGGTGAGCCTTATTTGAACAAGCCACCGTTGATGCACTGGCTGATGGCCTTGAGTTACCGCCTCGGTGGTGTGCATGAATGGACTGCCCGCTTGCCGGGCACGTTACTCAGTGCCTTCTCGGTGCCCTTGCTTTACCTGTTAAGCCGTGAAGCGGTAGGGTCTCGCTTGCCAGCCCTAATGACGGCCCTGGTGTATCTAACTCTGCTGCCAGTGGTGCGGCATGGGCGCTTGGCCATGCTCGATGGCGCAGTGCTGTGCTTTTGGCTAATCATGGTCTGGTCAGCCTTGCGTGCCCGTCGCGATCTGCGTGCTTGCCTGGGGTTGGGGCTAGGGCTGGGCTTAATCTGCCTGACCAAAGGCTTACTGGGTCTGTTGTTGCTCAGCGTGGTCTTGGCCTTTCTCGCCTGGGACACCCCTCGTCTGCTGCGCTCAGGTTATCTGTGGGGCGGCCTGCTCCTGGGACTGGTGCCGATAGGAGCCTGGTCTGTGGCTCAGTGGCAGCACTACGGCGAGCAATTTGTGCAAACCACTATTTTGAGCCAATCTTTCAGCCGCATTACTAGCGGTGTAGAAGGCAATGGGGGGCCGCCCTGGTACTATCTGCTGGAACTGCTCAAGTACACTTGGCCCTGGCTGATCTTCCTGCCCCGAGGGGTCAGTCTGGCTTGGGAGGACCGCAACCGCAGTTGGGGCAAGTTGGCCCTGGTTTGGTCGGCGCTGTATCTGCTGGCGATTTCGGTGATGGGCACCAAGCTACCTTGGTACATTTTGCCTCTGGAGCCAGCCTTGGCCTTGCTAGTTGGGGTTGAGCTAAGCGCTCTGTGGCGAGGGCAACACCCGTTCCAAAAAGGCGGAGCCCTCATGCTGATGCTGGGGGCAAGCTTGCTCAGTTGCCTGTGCTTCTACGAGCTGTACACCCTGATTGCGGCTCCCGGTTCAGCAACGGATTCTTTGGCTCTGATCCTGACTTTGTCCGCAGCGGCTTTGACGCTGTGGGTTGGCGCGCGGCTGCTCTGGCAGCAGGATCGGCAGGCGATTCCGGTGCTGCTATGGGGCATGTATGTGTCATTACTGCTGCTCATCGGCTCTGGTTTCTGGCTTTGGGAGTTGAACGAGGCTTATCCGGTGCGCCCAGTGGCAAATCTATTGCGGCAACATTTGCCAGCGACGGCAACCGCCTACACCTCGTTTGGGTCCTACCGACCTTCGCTCTACTTCTACAGCGAACGCCACGTCGAGCCGCATTCACTTGAGGAGTTACAGCGCATCTGGCAGCAAGACGCTCATCCGTTTCTGCTGCTAGATGCGCCTGCCCTCAAGAGGCTGTCGCTGCCTCAGGCCGACTCTTTAGGTCGTGCAGTGGGCTGGGTCTTGATAGAACGGACGCCTAAGTCTGGCCAACCAGAACTGGAGGTCCGTCAGCCTAGTGAGGTTAACCGCTTCAAAATTGCTGCCACTGGCGCGCTTGTGCCACACCTGCCTAAACCTGCTTGAGTTAATCTGCTTGAATCGAGGTTGACCTGGGGGCTCGAACTCAGAGCTTGTACTACTTGAACCTAAATTTCACTACGCTCTTGGGCAGATGAACCGGCTAGTGAGCTGATCCAGATTGAGTGAGGAACTCTTGTGGAGACTCAAGCAATGACTCAGAGCCAAGGCACTCAAGCCATTAGCAACCTGGAGTACGATCTGCTGACCGTACTGCAAAATAAGTCTGAAGCCCTAAAGGCATATGACACCTACAAACAAGACGCTGAATCGCTGGGTTCTCAGCCCTGTGCAGAATTGTTTGAACGGCTAAAGCAAGCTGACCTGCAGCATGCGCAGGAAATCCGTCAGCACCTGCAACAAGTGATGCAGAACGGCAAGATGTAGTTCGGTTGTCGAAAGATGACTTAGGAGCCAGATAGAAGCCTGAACCAACGGCTTCCATCTGGCTCTTAAATCTGTTTCGGCTTAAATCTATTTTGGCCCAGATTTGTTTTGGCTAGTCTGTAAATGATTTGAAATGGTTTGGCTAAGTAGCTGG from Leptolyngbya sp. FACHB-261 includes these protein-coding regions:
- a CDS encoding GAF domain-containing protein, producing MPTSLPNRLPKAIGGQSMILDAQATQAAIAELLQRCAVGEHPSLEWLSGWLACLEHLGGLSAFDSQRELEELLTSVPVHPVPRKPRSTLYPEGVQQVQWAVLLSRIANQICNSQDLEAVGAFIIHELGQAMEADQAALAVYDPYAGTLVLNAEYRSPGSPVRPLQGAHLEPKDWPSSTWAFRSGQPWAIADINIADLEPTERMLLNQYSWRSVLQVPMITRGGLIGAVLVSQSTPRCWSAAEITLVQQVAGQAAIALTQARLYQETRAQAEREALLGRINDRIRQSLDIDTILDTALTELLGVVQADVVNFGKPTGAEADCLYISHEVHRVGSQEGRWGEDTPLPVQLHLSENSLFLNQIRNQYPVMIEDTRHHPGLSELERQTFELRRMRSVLSLPLCYQNTLIGSLTAYNHSPYPWQPEEIDAAHVVANQLVVAITHAQLYEVSRARAEREMLLNRIANRIRATLDLDDILQTTVDEVRQLLQVQRCNFFWYRPERGCFALTHESREPGLDSLIGEFNVEELGQLGEHLLRRERVQIDSIATHPLLCSQSRTLLLQTGFRSDLILPVEASDAPLDSGLASTTSTAANGELGFIECVECSTERQWTSETVELLQAVADQLAVAITQAQLYAASRRQAEREALLNRITAAARSSLDRDAILETIVTQVGEGLGVERCHLYQRHTDTNGKPGLLISHSYCNDPWAPNLVNTHWAADDLGEIFEALLRQETVVIPDRCTDIRFSEFCRQMCCDLDPGSGLLVPIVQYEDDPDLTSTRRAWTWGVLGLTRKGGSNQPASFAPADITLAQTVGDQLSVAITQAELYQQTRYAAQQAQIRARREQALNAVVTAIRSSLDLDQILNQAVKGLAQALQADRCLLFIRPDYSTGYSESDGFQITHEYRTGPSQSLLGYTWSAEVLAQDYPIWWHLHNSDSPHSSDDVTQDPLLGDGGAGLLALGVKAQIFALIRRSDTRAVIGGVMLHDCKSPRRWQLADTRTVVTITDQLAIAINQARLYNETRAAAEREALLNQIISALHHNLELGTLTRQVAQGLTEALDVTRVSVWLFSPDYRLLECCHLFSRDPNEAGVLPCPPPLEVADFPVYFEAISQWLPLVVDNTRSDPHLNELYPAYLERAQIFSTLDMPIVRPEADDALSMLDSPEIRANAEESPVPPGTSAGLQALSGILCIEQCNAPRVWQADEVSLVEAVADQLAVAINQVQLVHRTREAAADARAQAENLRSTLDVLQATQAQLVQTEKMSSLGQMVAGVAHEINNPISFIHGNVPHATTYIQDCLTLLDLYRQHMPEPPTQILEFQEHMDLDFVREDLTAILRSMRTGTERVREIVLTLRNFSRLDETDKKPADLNEGIESTLLLLQNRLKQGADRKAPYKGGIEVIRDYSELPPLLCYPGQLNQVFLNLLSNAVDALRSSDPRERGNETACITIKTGCTGAAIQVQIIDNGPGIPPQIQPRLFDPFFTTKPVGEGTGLGLSICYRIVVDHHQGSIRCESKPGQGTIFVVEIPLG
- a CDS encoding glycosyltransferase family 39 protein codes for the protein MSLPLSPLQTANQRPAHRLDVLWMSGLLLAALLLYTLVLGEVPLRDWDEGTHAQVAREIWQAPPHSLTWLYPTLSGEPYLNKPPLMHWLMALSYRLGGVHEWTARLPGTLLSAFSVPLLYLLSREAVGSRLPALMTALVYLTLLPVVRHGRLAMLDGAVLCFWLIMVWSALRARRDLRACLGLGLGLGLICLTKGLLGLLLLSVVLAFLAWDTPRLLRSGYLWGGLLLGLVPIGAWSVAQWQHYGEQFVQTTILSQSFSRITSGVEGNGGPPWYYLLELLKYTWPWLIFLPRGVSLAWEDRNRSWGKLALVWSALYLLAISVMGTKLPWYILPLEPALALLVGVELSALWRGQHPFQKGGALMLMLGASLLSCLCFYELYTLIAAPGSATDSLALILTLSAAALTLWVGARLLWQQDRQAIPVLLWGMYVSLLLLIGSGFWLWELNEAYPVRPVANLLRQHLPATATAYTSFGSYRPSLYFYSERHVEPHSLEELQRIWQQDAHPFLLLDAPALKRLSLPQADSLGRAVGWVLIERTPKSGQPELEVRQPSEVNRFKIAATGALVPHLPKPA